Genomic window (Streptomyces sp. NBC_01431):
GGGCAGCGGCTGCTCCCGCCAGGGGTCTGCCTGCCGCTCGACGATCACCGCCACGCCCGCGGGCACCCCGGTCTGTCGTACCACGGCTCCCCCCAGGAGCGCGATCCGGCGCTGCTCGGCGGCGGGCAGCGGGGCGGTGGCACCGGCGGGCACCGCGTCGAGCAGGGACAGCTGCCCGATGTCGTGCATGAGGGCCGCGTACTCAAGGACGGTCAGCTCGGGCTCGCACAGGCCCAGCTCGCGCCCGACGGCCCGGCTGAGCGCGGCGACCCGGCGGGCGTGGCCGGGCTGGGTGTACCCGGCGACCTCGGTGGCGCGGGCCAGTGAGGTGATGGTCTGGCGATAGGTGGTGCGCACCGCGGCATACCGCCGGAAGGCCAGCTGGGCCAGGAGCAGCGGCACGCAGAACACGGGCAGCGCCCACAGCCCCGCCACGGCGACCGCGAGCGCGATCACGGCGCCGGTCGCGCACACGGCGGAGCCGATCCCGAGCAGCCCGCGCAGCTCGTCGCGCAGCAGCGGCCCGTACCGGTAGGGAGTGCGGGCGTGCACCAGCAGCGCGGCCACCACGGCGTCACACAGTGCGGTCAGCACGAGCAGCAGCAGGAGCACGAGGGCGAAGTACGGTCCGTGCCCGAACCAGCGGTCCAGGAGCCCCGCGTTGTACAGCGGCTGAAAACAGACGGCGGCGAACGCGACGGTGAGCACCCGCCGGGCCGCCTGGTCCGGGCTCGGCCCGCGCCCGACGGCCACGTGCGGTACGGAGCCGACGAGGGCCGCGGCCACCACGACCGCGATCACCTGGAGCACCCCGTGCCGGGTGGGGTGGCCGGCGTTCGCCCCGAGCAGCGCGTAGGCCAGCGCCCCCGCCGAGGCGAGCGGCGCGGGCTCCCGCTCCCCCTCCCCCGCCCCCCAGCGGGTCAGCTCCCCCACGACGATGAGCCCTCCGAAGGCCATCGCGACCCCGGGCTCCACCAGCCCACCGCGCAGGGTGGCACCCAGGGCCCAGAGGGTGAGGGTGCCGGCCAGGGAGTAGAGCGCGGTGACCAATTCAAGCCCCCTTGGCGTTCGAGGGGCGGGGTCTGGGGCGGAGCCCCGGGTCGGGAAGGGGCGCGGTGGCGCGGAGCCCCGGGTCGGGAAGGGGCGGGGTGGGGATGGGGCCCGCCCCAGGCGGCACGTTTCCTCGCGCACCGGCGGCCCCCGCCTCGTCCGCGGTGACCTCCACGTGCCACCCGTACCGGGAGAGTGCCCGCACAAGGGCCCGCACCATCAACGGATCGAACTGCTCCCCCGCACACCGCTCCAGTTCGGCGACCGCGGCCGCGACGGGCCGCGCCCGGCGGTAGGACCGCGTCGACGTCATCGCGTCGAACGCGTCGGCCACCGCCACGACCCGGGCTGCCTCGGGGATCTGGGTGCCGGCCAGGCCGTAGGGGTACCCGCTCCCGTCGAGCCGCTCGTGGTGGTGCAGGATCGCCGCGCGGGCCTCGCCGAGGAAGCCGATGCCCCGCACCATCTCGTGGCCGTACTCGGGATGCAGTTCGATGACCGCCCGCTCCTCGGGTGTGAGCGGGCCGTCCTTCCTGAGCACCCGGGTGGGCACCCCGAGCTTGCCCACGTCGTGCAGGATCCCGGCGAACCGCAGGACGTCCAACCTCCCTTCCGCCATGCCGAGTTCGCGCGCGATCATCTCCGAGGCCCGGCCGACCCGTTCGCTGTGGCCGCGGGTGTACCTGTCCTTGATGTCGACGGCCTGGACGAGGGCGCGGATGGTGGCCTGGTGGGCGGCGTGCTCGCGGTGGTACTGGGCGAAGACCCAGCAGGAGATGTACATGGGCAGCAGCACGAACAGCGCGGCGGGCGGTCCGAACGGGCTGCGCCAGAGCACCGCCATCATCAGCCCCGCGAGGCCGTGCACACAGTGCGGGGCGAGCGAGCGAAGCAGGATCCCGCGCCATGCGGTGCGGGCGGGCAGCCGTTCGGCGGTGGCCCGGATGAGTCCGTCGAGGGCGGTCAGGACCAGGCAGAAGACCAGGGCCGCGGCCCCGGCGGGCAGCAGCACGTAGGGAAAGTCGGGGAGCGTCGCCGGGCCGCTCCCGCCGAGCGCGGCCCGTCCGCCGAGCAGCACGTGGGCAGTCGCCGCCGCCGAGACCGCGATGGCCAGCTGGGCCGCCCGCCACAGGCGGCGCACCGCGCGCGGTTGTTCCTCGGCGTAGGAGATGAGCGCCCCGGGCACCGCGGTGAGCGCCGCCGCGTACGGCGGGAGCAGGAAGGCGGCGGCGAGCAGTACGGGGAAGAAGGAGCCGGAGGCGATCGGCACGGCCACCCGGCCGGCCAGCACGGGGCAGCGGGCGGGCCATTCGCACAGCGCGTACAGGCCGGCGAGGAGGGCGACGGCGGCCCAGGGGGTGGGGCCGTGGAGCACGGGCAGTGCGCAGGCGAGGGCGCCCGCGACGGTGGCCGCCACGACGGCGCGCGCCGCCACCGGAAGGCTCACAGGACCCGCTGGTCCGGCCATGGCACCCCCTTCCCCTCCAGGCTCCGGAGAATAGGCCCGCACGGGACGGCGGTCAGGTCGATGGTCGTAATGAGGGGGTTCGGGCCACCGGGATTAGCACCATCGGGTGACCTCGGGCGACGCACGAGAGCGGCCCCGGCTGCCTGCCGGGACCGCTCTCAACTCCCTTGATCCAACGCCTTGTTCACTCCCGGTCGAGAGTGGGCACCTCGCCGGTGACGATGTCCTGCTCGGGGACGGCCTGGCCGGAGCGGATCAGGTCGATGCGACCCATCACCTTGGAGCGCAGGTCGCTCGGCACGTCGTCCGAACCGCAGCAGCGCTTCACCAGCTTCTTCACGGCCTGCTCCAGGCCGTACTTCTCCAGACAGGGCGAGCACTCCTCGAAGTGCACCTCGAACTTGTTGCAGTCGCTGTCGGGCATCTCGTGGTCGAGGAACTCATAGAGATGGTCCAGGACCTCAGAGCAGTCCGTCTCGTGCGGCTCTCCGCAGCTCATGAGCCCGAGCCTTTCGCTTCGTCCGACTCGCCGGCGCCCGCCGGGACGAGCCCGCGGTCCCGGGCGTAGTCCTCCAGCATTCCGCGCAGTTGGCGGCGGCCCCGGTGCAGCCGGGAC
Coding sequences:
- a CDS encoding HD-GYP domain-containing protein, which produces MVTALYSLAGTLTLWALGATLRGGLVEPGVAMAFGGLIVVGELTRWGAGEGEREPAPLASAGALAYALLGANAGHPTRHGVLQVIAVVVAAALVGSVPHVAVGRGPSPDQAARRVLTVAFAAVCFQPLYNAGLLDRWFGHGPYFALVLLLLLVLTALCDAVVAALLVHARTPYRYGPLLRDELRGLLGIGSAVCATGAVIALAVAVAGLWALPVFCVPLLLAQLAFRRYAAVRTTYRQTITSLARATEVAGYTQPGHARRVAALSRAVGRELGLCEPELTVLEYAALMHDIGQLSLLDAVPAGATAPLPAAEQRRIALLGGAVVRQTGVPAGVAVIVERQADPWREQPLPARIVRAVNAYDDLAGGSTAPGSSLNALEQLRLGTGRDYHPQVVESLARILARGSLTPVPPG
- a CDS encoding HD-GYP domain-containing protein, coding for MAGPAGPVSLPVAARAVVAATVAGALACALPVLHGPTPWAAVALLAGLYALCEWPARCPVLAGRVAVPIASGSFFPVLLAAAFLLPPYAAALTAVPGALISYAEEQPRAVRRLWRAAQLAIAVSAAATAHVLLGGRAALGGSGPATLPDFPYVLLPAGAAALVFCLVLTALDGLIRATAERLPARTAWRGILLRSLAPHCVHGLAGLMMAVLWRSPFGPPAALFVLLPMYISCWVFAQYHREHAAHQATIRALVQAVDIKDRYTRGHSERVGRASEMIARELGMAEGRLDVLRFAGILHDVGKLGVPTRVLRKDGPLTPEERAVIELHPEYGHEMVRGIGFLGEARAAILHHHERLDGSGYPYGLAGTQIPEAARVVAVADAFDAMTSTRSYRRARPVAAAVAELERCAGEQFDPLMVRALVRALSRYGWHVEVTADEAGAAGARGNVPPGAGPIPTPPLPDPGLRATAPLPDPGLRPRPRPSNAKGA
- the rsrA gene encoding mycothiol system anti-sigma-R factor — translated: MSCGEPHETDCSEVLDHLYEFLDHEMPDSDCNKFEVHFEECSPCLEKYGLEQAVKKLVKRCCGSDDVPSDLRSKVMGRIDLIRSGQAVPEQDIVTGEVPTLDRE